The proteins below are encoded in one region of Streptomyces ficellus:
- a CDS encoding DNA translocase FtsK: MASRTSGKGSQGTAGTAKPRAGRTTGAAKKAVPAKPPARGTAPVKAAKPAAKSARKAPARKAAVKKVPPRAAPSPTAGVYRLARALWLGLAHAVGAMFRGIGRGAKGLDPAHRKDGLALLLLGVALIVAAGTWANLNGPVGDLVEMLVTGAFGRLDLLVPLLVGAIAIRLILHPEKPEANGRIVIGLSALVIGVLGQVHIACGSPGRDLGSEAVRDAGGLIGWAASKPLVFMMGEVLAVPMLVLLTVFGLLVVTATPVNAIPQRLKALGVRLGVVEPAVHEAGADDERYDEQWREALPARSRRRGAGAGAGAYEPYDADEAEEEALTRRRRPRKAAGAASAPQDPDFDRPMDAVDVAAAAAAALDGAVLNGMPPSPLVADLTRDVTGDRERDAHEAREAHGTRGTRKSRAGGDAGSVPPAREERTPGGGLVPDLTKPAPVRDEPEGLPARAEQLQLSGDITYALPSLNLLERGGPGKTRSAANDAIVASLTTVFSEFKVDAAVTGFTRGPTVTRYEVELGPAVKVERITALTKNIAYAVASPDVRIISPIPGKSAVGIEIPNTDREMVNLGDVLRLADAAEDDHPMLVALGKDVEGGYVMANLAKMPHILVAGATGSGKSSCINCLITSVMIRATPEDVRMVLVDPKRVELTAYEGIPHLITPIITNPKRAAEALQWVVREMDLRYDDLAAYGYRHIDDFNAAVRAGKVTPPEGSERELQPYPYLLVIVDELADLMMVAPRDVEDAIVRITQLARAAGIHLVLATQRPSVDVVTGLIKANVPSRLAFATSSLADSRVILDQPGAEKLIGKGDGLFLPMGANKPVRMQGAFVTEEEVQAVVRHCKEQMAPVFRDDVTTGTKQKKEIDEDIGDDLDLLCQAAELVVSTQFGSTSMLQRKLRVGFAKAGRLMDLMESRNIVGPSEGSKARDVLVKPDELDGVLAVIRGESES; the protein is encoded by the coding sequence ATGGCCTCACGTACGTCCGGCAAGGGTTCCCAGGGCACGGCGGGCACCGCGAAGCCGCGCGCCGGCCGTACGACCGGCGCCGCCAAGAAGGCGGTCCCGGCGAAACCCCCCGCCCGCGGGACCGCTCCCGTGAAGGCGGCGAAGCCCGCCGCCAAGTCCGCGCGCAAGGCGCCCGCCCGCAAGGCGGCCGTGAAGAAGGTCCCGCCGAGGGCGGCGCCCTCCCCGACGGCCGGCGTGTACCGGCTGGCGCGCGCCCTGTGGCTGGGCCTCGCGCACGCGGTCGGCGCCATGTTCCGGGGCATAGGGCGCGGAGCCAAGGGACTCGATCCGGCCCACCGCAAGGACGGCCTGGCCCTGCTGCTGCTCGGCGTCGCCCTGATCGTCGCCGCCGGCACCTGGGCCAACCTCAACGGGCCGGTCGGCGACCTGGTCGAGATGCTCGTGACCGGCGCCTTCGGCCGGCTCGACCTGCTCGTCCCGCTCCTGGTGGGCGCGATCGCCATCCGGCTGATCCTCCACCCCGAGAAGCCCGAGGCCAACGGGCGGATCGTCATCGGGCTGTCCGCGCTCGTCATCGGCGTGCTCGGCCAGGTCCACATCGCGTGCGGTTCGCCCGGGCGGGACCTGGGAAGCGAGGCCGTGCGCGACGCGGGCGGGCTGATCGGCTGGGCCGCCTCCAAGCCCCTGGTCTTCATGATGGGCGAGGTCCTCGCCGTCCCCATGCTGGTGCTCCTCACCGTCTTCGGGCTCCTCGTCGTCACGGCCACGCCCGTCAACGCCATCCCGCAGCGGCTGAAGGCGCTCGGCGTCCGGCTGGGCGTCGTCGAACCCGCCGTCCACGAGGCGGGCGCGGACGACGAGCGGTACGACGAGCAGTGGCGCGAGGCGCTGCCCGCCCGGTCACGGCGGCGCGGCGCCGGAGCGGGCGCCGGGGCGTACGAGCCGTACGACGCGGACGAGGCGGAGGAGGAGGCGCTCACCCGGCGCAGGCGCCCCCGGAAGGCGGCCGGCGCGGCCTCCGCGCCCCAGGACCCCGACTTCGACCGGCCCATGGACGCGGTGGACGTCGCCGCGGCCGCCGCCGCCGCGCTGGACGGCGCCGTGCTGAACGGCATGCCGCCCTCGCCGCTGGTCGCCGACCTCACCCGGGACGTCACCGGCGACCGGGAGCGGGACGCGCACGAGGCACGGGAGGCGCACGGGACGCGGGGGACGCGGAAGTCCCGGGCGGGCGGTGACGCCGGCTCCGTACCGCCGGCGCGGGAGGAGCGGACACCGGGCGGAGGGCTCGTACCGGACCTCACCAAGCCGGCCCCCGTCCGCGACGAGCCGGAGGGACTCCCGGCGCGCGCCGAGCAGCTCCAGCTCTCCGGGGACATCACCTACGCCCTGCCGTCCCTCAACCTCCTGGAGCGCGGCGGGCCCGGCAAGACGCGCAGCGCCGCCAACGACGCGATCGTCGCGTCGCTGACGACCGTCTTCTCCGAGTTCAAGGTCGACGCGGCGGTCACCGGCTTCACACGCGGCCCGACGGTCACCCGCTACGAGGTGGAGCTCGGCCCGGCGGTGAAGGTCGAGCGGATCACGGCGCTCACGAAGAACATCGCGTACGCGGTCGCCAGTCCCGACGTACGGATCATCTCGCCGATCCCGGGCAAGTCGGCGGTCGGCATCGAGATCCCGAACACCGACCGCGAGATGGTCAACCTCGGCGACGTGCTGCGCCTCGCGGACGCCGCCGAGGACGACCACCCGATGCTGGTGGCGCTCGGCAAGGACGTCGAGGGCGGCTACGTGATGGCCAACCTGGCGAAGATGCCACACATCCTGGTGGCCGGCGCCACCGGCTCCGGCAAGTCGTCGTGCATCAACTGCCTCATCACCTCGGTGATGATAAGGGCGACCCCCGAGGACGTCCGGATGGTGCTCGTCGACCCCAAGCGGGTCGAGCTCACCGCGTACGAGGGCATTCCGCACCTGATCACGCCGATCATCACCAACCCCAAGCGGGCCGCCGAGGCCCTCCAGTGGGTGGTGCGCGAGATGGACCTGCGCTACGACGACCTCGCGGCCTACGGCTACCGGCACATCGACGACTTCAACGCCGCCGTCCGGGCCGGCAAGGTCACACCGCCCGAGGGCAGCGAGCGCGAGCTCCAGCCCTACCCGTACCTCCTGGTCATCGTGGACGAGCTGGCCGACCTGATGATGGTCGCGCCCCGGGACGTCGAGGACGCGATCGTCCGCATCACCCAGCTCGCCCGGGCGGCCGGCATCCACCTGGTCCTCGCCACCCAGCGCCCCTCGGTCGACGTCGTCACCGGGCTGATCAAGGCGAACGTGCCGTCCCGGCTCGCCTTCGCCACCTCCTCGCTCGCCGACAGCCGGGTCATCCTGGACCAGCCGGGCGCCGAGAAACTGATCGGCAAGGGCGACGGCCTGTTCCTGCCCATGGGAGCGAACAAGCCCGTCCGCATGCAGGGCGCGTTCGTGACCGAGGAGGAGGTCCAGGCGGTCGTCCGGCACTGCAAGGAGCAGATGGCCCCGGTCTTCCGGGACGACGTCACGACCGGGACGAAGCAGAAGAAGGAGATCGACGAGGACATCGGCGACGACCTGGACCTGCTGTGCCAGGCCGCCGAGCTGGTCGTGTCCACCCAGTTCGGCTCGACGTCGATGCTCCAGCGCAAACTGCGCGTCGGCTTCGCCAAGGCGGGCCGGCTCATGGACCTGATGGAGTCGCGGAACATCGTCGGCCCCAGCGAGGGGTCCAAGGCGCGGGACGTCCTTGTCAAACCGGATGAGCTGGATGGAGTACTCGCTGTCATCCGGGGGGAGTCGGAGTCGTAG
- a CDS encoding response regulator: MVQKAKILLVDDRPENLLALEAILSALDQTLVRASSGEEALKALLTDDFAVILLDVQMPGMDGFETAAHIKRRERTRDIPIIFLTAINHGPHHTFRGYAAGAVDYISKPFDPWVLRAKVSVFVELYMKNCQLREQAALLRLQLEGGGQGGTVKESAGLLAELSARLAAVEEQAEALSKQLDDDSADAAAVATAAHLERKLTGLRRALDALEPGTGSGGPSPLPPQN, encoded by the coding sequence ATGGTGCAGAAGGCCAAGATCCTCCTGGTCGATGACCGACCGGAGAATCTGCTGGCGCTGGAGGCCATCCTCTCTGCGCTCGATCAGACGCTGGTGCGGGCATCGTCAGGGGAGGAGGCGCTCAAAGCGCTGCTGACGGACGACTTCGCGGTCATTCTGCTGGACGTCCAGATGCCAGGAATGGACGGTTTCGAGACCGCCGCGCACATCAAGCGTCGGGAACGGACACGGGACATCCCGATCATCTTCCTGACGGCGATCAACCACGGCCCGCACCACACCTTCCGGGGCTACGCGGCCGGGGCGGTCGACTACATCTCCAAGCCCTTCGACCCCTGGGTGCTGCGCGCCAAGGTCTCGGTCTTCGTCGAGCTGTACATGAAGAACTGTCAGCTGCGCGAGCAGGCCGCGCTGCTGCGCCTCCAGCTGGAGGGTGGCGGACAGGGCGGCACCGTCAAGGAGTCCGCGGGACTCCTCGCGGAACTGTCCGCACGGCTCGCGGCAGTTGAGGAGCAGGCGGAGGCCCTCTCCAAGCAGCTCGACGACGACTCGGCGGACGCCGCGGCCGTCGCCACCGCCGCGCACCTGGAGCGCAAGCTCACCGGGCTGCGCAGGGCGCTGGACGCGCTCGAGCCGGGTACCGGCAGCGGCGGCCCGTCCCCGCTGCCGCCGCAGAACTGA
- a CDS encoding hybrid sensor histidine kinase/response regulator, with the protein MESGVTARGGSTRAKGGRSRSGGTVEVDAAALERLLAALVSMRDGNFRKRLTVTGDGVMAEISAVFNEVADRKLHLTGELSRVRRMVGREGKLSERLEVGASEGAWAQAIEAANALVDDMTRPVSEVGRVLSAVAEGDLEQRMELRSEGTDGAARPLRGEFLKVARTVNNLVDQLSAFTDEVTRVALEVGTEGKLGGQAQVRGMSGSWKDLTDSVNTMAYRLTAQVRDIALVTTAVAKGDLSRKVTVHVAGEMLQLKNTVNTMVDQLSSFSSEVTRVAREVGTEGELGGQAEVPGVAGVWKDLTDSVNTMAGNLTSQVRGIAEVTTAVANGDLSQKVTVSARGEVAQLADTINQMTETLRTFADEVTRVASEVGAEGLLGGQAQVPGAAGTWKDLTDSVNTVFRNLTTQVRDIAQVTTAVANGDLSQKVTVDVAGEMLELKNTVNTMVDQLSAFGSEVTRVAREVGVEGRLGGQAEVPGAAGTWKDLTDSVNTAFRNLTGQVRDIAQVTTAVANGDLSQKVTVDVAGEMLELKNTVNTMVAQLSSFADQVTRMARDVGTEGRLGGQARVPGVSGTWKELTDSVNFMAGNLTSQVRQIAQVTTAVARGDLSQKIDVDARGEILELKNTINTMVDQLSAFAEQVTRVAREVGTDGRLGGQAQVPGVAGVWRDLTDSVNGMAGNLTAQVRNIAQVATAVARGDLSQKIDVDARGEILELKNTLNTMVDQLSNFAEQVTRVAREVGTEGILGGQAEVQGVSGTWKDLTQSVNSMANNLTSQVRNIAEVTTAVAKGDLSKKITVDARGEILDLVTTVNTMVDQLSNFADEVTRVAREVGTEGILGGQARVRGVTGIWKDLSDNVNVMANNLTSQVRNISRVSSAVANGDLTKKVTVEARGEVAELADTVNTMVTTLSSFADEVTRVAREVGTEGELGGQARVPGVSGTWKDLTESVNSMASNLTGQVRQIATVTTAIAKGDLTKKIDIDARGEIQELKNTINTMVDQLSSFAEEVTRVAREVGTEGILGGQARVRDVDGTWRDLTESVNEMAGNLTRQVRAIAAVATAVTRGDLNLKIDVDAAGEIQVLQDNINTMIANLRDTTLANEEQDWLKGNLARISGLMQGRRDLDDVASLIMSELTPVVSAQHGAFFLAMPTGGGNEIGADEDGSYELCMRGSYGYSAGSMPTSFRPGETLIGTAAEEKRTIQVNVPPGYLRISSGLGEAAPAHVVVLPVLFEGKVLGVIELASFQPFTQIQRDFLNQIAEMIATSVNTISVNTKTEVLLKQSQELTEQLRERSAELESRQKALQDSNAELEEKAELLAQQNRDIEVKNTEIEEARQVLEERAEQLAVSMRYKSEFLANMSHELRTPLNSLLILAKLLADNADGNLSPKQVEFAETIHGAGSDLLQLINDILDLSKVEAGKMDVSPTRIALVQLVDYVEATFRPLTAEKGLDFSVRVSPELPATLHTDEQRLLQVLRNLLSNAVKFTDSGAVELVIRPAKADVPQSIREQLLEAGSLRDAEGDLIAFSVTDTGIGIAASKMRVIFEAFKQADGTTSRKYGGTGLGLSISREIARLLGGEIHAASEPGRGSTFTLYLPLHPTELPPQGYGHGHGPELHQHPEDGALDVHGLPGAGTGADRSDRRSGSGALFRHRRRAALGAAEQRTALPGRPGQQGQPQPGRPGQPGPASGAGGATGGSGASEVPAGAQADAEAWQEAGEPRRSFDFHGEKVLIVDDDIRNVFALTSVLEQHGLSVLYAENGREGIEVLEQHDDVTVVLMDIMMPEMDGYATTTAIRRMPQFAGLPIIALTAKAMKGDREKAIESGASDYVTKPVDPDHLLSVMEQWMSGE; encoded by the coding sequence GTGGAGTCTGGCGTGACGGCGCGGGGCGGTAGCACGCGCGCGAAGGGCGGACGGTCCCGGAGCGGTGGGACCGTCGAGGTGGACGCCGCCGCCCTGGAGCGGCTGCTGGCCGCCCTGGTCTCGATGCGTGACGGGAACTTCCGCAAGCGGCTGACCGTGACCGGTGACGGGGTGATGGCGGAGATCTCCGCCGTCTTCAACGAGGTCGCCGACCGGAAGCTGCACCTGACCGGGGAGCTGTCCCGGGTCCGGCGGATGGTCGGGCGCGAGGGCAAGCTGTCCGAGCGGCTGGAGGTCGGGGCCAGCGAGGGCGCGTGGGCGCAGGCCATCGAGGCCGCGAACGCGCTGGTGGACGACATGACCCGGCCGGTGTCCGAGGTCGGGCGGGTGCTCTCCGCGGTCGCCGAGGGTGACCTCGAGCAGCGGATGGAGCTGCGTTCGGAGGGTACGGACGGGGCGGCGCGGCCGCTGCGGGGCGAGTTCCTGAAGGTCGCCCGGACGGTGAACAACCTGGTCGACCAGTTGTCGGCGTTCACCGACGAGGTGACGCGGGTGGCGCTGGAGGTCGGTACCGAGGGGAAGCTGGGCGGCCAGGCGCAGGTGCGCGGGATGTCGGGTTCGTGGAAGGACCTGACGGATTCCGTGAACACGATGGCGTACCGGCTGACCGCCCAGGTGCGTGACATCGCTCTCGTCACGACGGCGGTCGCCAAGGGTGATCTGTCGCGCAAGGTCACGGTGCACGTGGCCGGCGAGATGCTCCAGCTGAAGAACACCGTGAACACGATGGTGGACCAGCTGTCGTCGTTCTCCTCCGAGGTCACCCGGGTGGCGCGTGAGGTGGGCACGGAGGGCGAGCTGGGCGGCCAGGCCGAGGTGCCGGGTGTGGCCGGGGTGTGGAAGGACCTGACGGACTCCGTCAACACGATGGCGGGGAACCTCACCTCCCAGGTGCGGGGCATCGCGGAGGTGACGACGGCGGTCGCGAACGGTGACCTGTCGCAGAAGGTGACGGTCAGCGCGCGGGGCGAGGTGGCGCAGCTCGCCGACACGATCAACCAGATGACCGAGACGCTGCGGACGTTCGCCGACGAGGTGACGCGGGTCGCGAGCGAGGTCGGCGCCGAGGGGCTGCTGGGCGGTCAGGCGCAGGTGCCGGGTGCGGCGGGTACGTGGAAGGACCTGACCGACTCGGTCAACACGGTGTTCCGGAACCTGACGACGCAGGTGCGGGACATCGCTCAGGTGACGACGGCGGTGGCGAACGGCGACCTGTCGCAGAAGGTCACCGTCGATGTGGCCGGTGAGATGCTGGAGTTGAAGAACACCGTCAACACGATGGTGGACCAGCTCTCCGCGTTCGGTTCCGAAGTGACCCGTGTGGCACGGGAGGTTGGTGTCGAGGGCCGGCTGGGTGGTCAGGCCGAGGTGCCGGGTGCGGCGGGTACGTGGAAGGACCTGACCGACTCGGTGAACACGGCGTTCCGCAATCTCACCGGTCAGGTGCGGGACATCGCGCAGGTGACGACGGCGGTGGCGAACGGCGACCTGTCGCAGAAGGTCACCGTCGACGTCGCGGGCGAGATGCTGGAGCTGAAGAACACCGTCAACACGATGGTGGCGCAGCTGTCGTCGTTCGCGGACCAGGTGACGCGGATGGCCCGGGACGTGGGTACGGAGGGCCGGCTGGGCGGCCAGGCGCGGGTGCCGGGGGTCTCGGGCACGTGGAAGGAGCTCACCGACTCCGTCAACTTCATGGCGGGCAACCTGACGTCGCAGGTGCGTCAGATCGCGCAGGTGACGACGGCGGTGGCGCGGGGTGACCTGTCGCAGAAGATCGACGTGGACGCGCGCGGGGAGATCCTGGAGCTGAAGAACACCATCAACACGATGGTGGACCAGCTGTCCGCGTTCGCGGAGCAGGTGACCCGGGTGGCCCGCGAGGTGGGCACGGACGGGCGGCTCGGCGGGCAGGCGCAGGTGCCGGGCGTCGCCGGTGTGTGGCGGGACCTGACCGACTCGGTGAACGGCATGGCCGGGAACCTCACCGCGCAGGTGCGCAACATCGCGCAGGTGGCCACGGCGGTGGCGCGGGGTGACCTGTCGCAGAAGATCGACGTGGACGCCCGGGGCGAGATCCTGGAGCTGAAGAACACCCTCAACACGATGGTCGACCAGCTGTCGAACTTCGCCGAGCAGGTCACGAGGGTGGCCCGTGAGGTGGGGACCGAGGGCATCCTGGGCGGTCAGGCCGAGGTGCAGGGCGTGTCCGGCACCTGGAAGGACCTGACGCAGTCCGTCAACTCGATGGCGAACAACCTGACCTCGCAGGTCCGCAACATCGCCGAGGTGACGACGGCGGTCGCCAAGGGCGACCTGTCGAAGAAGATCACCGTCGACGCGCGCGGCGAGATCCTCGACCTGGTGACCACGGTCAACACGATGGTGGACCAGCTGTCGAACTTCGCCGACGAGGTGACCCGGGTGGCCCGTGAGGTGGGCACCGAGGGCATCCTCGGCGGCCAGGCCCGGGTGCGGGGCGTGACCGGCATCTGGAAGGACCTGAGCGACAACGTCAACGTGATGGCCAACAACCTCACGTCGCAGGTGCGGAACATCTCGCGGGTGTCGTCGGCCGTCGCCAACGGCGACCTGACGAAGAAGGTGACGGTCGAGGCGCGCGGCGAGGTCGCCGAGCTGGCCGACACCGTGAACACGATGGTGACGACGCTGTCCTCGTTCGCCGACGAGGTGACGCGGGTGGCGCGCGAGGTGGGTACGGAGGGTGAGCTGGGCGGTCAGGCCCGGGTGCCCGGCGTCTCGGGGACCTGGAAGGACCTGACCGAGTCGGTGAACTCGATGGCGTCCAACCTGACGGGCCAGGTGCGCCAGATCGCCACCGTCACCACCGCCATCGCCAAGGGCGACCTCACCAAGAAGATCGACATCGATGCCCGGGGCGAGATCCAGGAGCTGAAGAACACCATCAACACGATGGTCGACCAGCTCTCGTCGTTCGCCGAGGAGGTCACCCGCGTCGCCCGTGAGGTGGGCACCGAGGGCATCCTCGGCGGCCAGGCGCGCGTGCGGGACGTCGACGGCACCTGGCGCGACCTGACCGAGTCGGTGAACGAGATGGCCGGGAACCTGACCCGGCAGGTGAGGGCGATCGCGGCCGTCGCCACGGCGGTGACGCGCGGCGACCTGAACCTCAAGATCGACGTCGACGCGGCGGGCGAGATCCAGGTCCTCCAGGACAACATCAACACGATGATCGCGAACCTGCGCGACACCACCCTCGCCAACGAGGAGCAGGACTGGCTGAAGGGCAACCTGGCCCGTATCTCCGGTCTCATGCAGGGCCGGCGCGACCTCGACGACGTGGCCTCGCTGATCATGAGCGAGCTCACCCCGGTCGTCTCGGCGCAGCACGGCGCGTTCTTCCTGGCGATGCCGACCGGCGGCGGCAACGAGATCGGGGCGGACGAGGACGGCTCGTACGAGCTGTGCATGCGCGGCAGCTACGGCTACTCGGCCGGGTCGATGCCGACGTCCTTCCGGCCGGGCGAGACGCTGATCGGCACGGCGGCCGAGGAGAAGCGGACCATCCAGGTCAATGTGCCGCCGGGGTACCTGAGGATCTCGTCGGGGCTCGGCGAGGCGGCCCCGGCCCATGTGGTCGTGCTGCCGGTGCTCTTCGAGGGCAAGGTCCTCGGTGTGATCGAGCTGGCGTCGTTCCAGCCCTTCACGCAGATCCAGCGCGACTTCCTCAACCAGATCGCCGAGATGATCGCGACGAGCGTCAACACCATCAGCGTCAACACCAAGACCGAGGTGCTGCTGAAGCAGTCGCAGGAGCTGACGGAGCAGCTGCGGGAGCGGTCGGCCGAGCTGGAGAGCCGGCAGAAGGCGCTCCAGGACTCCAACGCCGAGCTGGAGGAGAAGGCCGAGCTGCTGGCGCAGCAGAACCGCGACATCGAGGTGAAGAACACCGAGATCGAGGAGGCCCGGCAGGTGCTGGAGGAGCGGGCCGAGCAGCTCGCGGTGTCCATGCGCTACAAGTCGGAGTTCCTGGCGAACATGTCGCACGAGCTGCGTACGCCGCTGAACTCGCTGCTCATCCTGGCGAAGCTGCTGGCGGACAACGCGGACGGCAACCTGTCGCCCAAGCAGGTCGAGTTCGCCGAGACGATCCACGGCGCCGGCTCCGACCTGCTCCAGCTGATCAACGACATCCTGGACCTGTCGAAGGTCGAGGCGGGCAAGATGGACGTCAGCCCGACCCGGATCGCGCTGGTGCAGCTCGTCGACTACGTGGAGGCCACCTTCCGGCCGCTGACCGCCGAGAAGGGGCTCGACTTCTCGGTGCGGGTCTCGCCGGAGCTGCCCGCGACGCTGCACACGGACGAGCAGCGGCTGCTCCAGGTGCTGCGGAACCTGCTGTCGAACGCGGTGAAGTTCACCGACAGCGGGGCGGTCGAGCTGGTGATCCGGCCGGCCAAGGCGGACGTGCCGCAGTCGATCCGGGAGCAGCTGCTGGAGGCCGGTTCGCTCAGGGACGCGGAGGGTGACCTGATCGCCTTCTCGGTGACGGACACCGGGATCGGCATCGCGGCGAGCAAGATGCGGGTGATCTTCGAGGCGTTCAAGCAGGCGGACGGCACGACCAGCCGCAAGTACGGCGGTACGGGCCTCGGGCTGTCGATCAGCCGGGAGATCGCCCGCCTGCTCGGCGGTGAGATCCACGCGGCGAGCGAGCCGGGTCGCGGCTCCACGTTCACCCTGTACCTGCCGCTGCACCCCACCGAGCTGCCCCCGCAGGGGTACGGGCACGGGCACGGCCCGGAGCTGCACCAGCACCCCGAGGACGGCGCCCTGGACGTGCACGGGCTGCCCGGCGCGGGCACCGGCGCGGACCGTTCCGACCGGCGCTCGGGCTCGGGAGCCCTTTTCCGGCACCGGCGGCGGGCGGCGCTCGGCGCGGCGGAGCAGCGGACCGCGCTGCCGGGCCGGCCGGGTCAGCAGGGCCAGCCGCAGCCGGGCCGGCCGGGTCAGCCGGGTCCGGCGTCGGGTGCCGGCGGGGCCACGGGCGGCTCCGGGGCCTCTGAGGTTCCGGCGGGCGCCCAGGCCGATGCCGAGGCGTGGCAGGAGGCCGGGGAGCCGAGGCGCAGCTTCGATTTCCACGGCGAGAAGGTGCTGATCGTCGACGACGACATCCGCAACGTCTTCGCGCTCACCAGCGTGCTGGAGCAGCACGGCCTGTCGGTGCTCTACGCGGAGAACGGCCGCGAGGGGATCGAAGTCCTCGAGCAGCACGACGATGTGACGGTCGTGCTGATGGACATCATGATGCCCGAGATGGACGGTTACGCGACGACGACGGCGATCCGCCGGATGCCCCAGTTCGCCGGCCTGCCGATCATCGCGCTCACCGCGAAGGCGATGAAGGGCGACCGGGAGAAGGCGATCGAGTCGGGGGCTTCCGATTACGTTACGAAGCCGGTGGATCCGGATCATCTGCTCTCGGTAATGGAGCAGTGGATGAGCGGAGAGTGA